One window of the Streptococcus parasanguinis ATCC 15912 genome contains the following:
- the rpoC gene encoding DNA-directed RNA polymerase subunit beta': protein MVDVNRFKSMQITLASPSKVRSWSYGEVKKPETINYRTLKPEREGLFDEVIFGPTKDWECACGKYKRIRYKGIVCDRCGVEVTRAKVRRERMGHIELKAPVSHIWYFKGIPSRMGLTLDMSPRALEEVIYFAAYVVIDPKDTPLEHKSIMTEREYRERLREYGPGSFVAKMGAEAIQDLLKQVDLEAEIALLKEELKTATGQKRVKAVRRLDVLDAFYKSGNKPEWMVLNILPVIPPDLRPMVQLDGGRFAASDLNDLYRRVINRNNRLARLLELNAPGIIVQNEKRMLQEAVDALIDNGRRGRPITGPGSRPLKSLSHMLKGKQGRFRQNLLGKRVDFSGRSVIAVGPTLKMYQCGVPREMAIELFKPFVMREIVARDIVQNVKAAKRLVERGDERIWDILEEVIKEHPVLLNRAPTLHRLGIQAFEPVLIDGKALRLHPLVCEAYNADFDGDQMAIHVPLSEEAQAEARILMLAAEHILNPKDGKPVVTPSQDMVLGNYYLTMEEAGREGEGMVFKDRDEAVMAFRNGYVHLHTRVGIATDSLDKPWTEAQQHKILLTTVGKILFNDIMPAELPYLQEPNNTNLTEGVPAKYFLEPGQDVKAAIEKLELNVPFKKKNLGNIIAEIFKRFRTTETSAFLDRLKDLGYHHSTLAGLTVGIADIPVVEDKAEIIEESHKRVEQITKQFRRGLITDDERYNAVTAEWRAAREKLEKRLVDNQDPKNPIVMMMDSGARGNISNFSQLAGMRGLMAAPNGRIMELPILSNFREGLSVLEMFFSTHGARKGMTDTALKTADSGYLTRRLVDVAQDVIIREDDCGTDRGLVIRAITDGKEMIEPLEERLTGRYTKKSVKHPETGEVIVGPDTLISEDLAREIVNAGVEEVTIRSVFTCNTRHGVCRHCYGINLATGDAVEVGEAVGTIAAQSIGEPGTQLTMRTFHTGGVASNTDITQGLPRVQEIFEARNPKGEAVITEVKGEVTAIEEDASTRTKKVFVSGATGEGEYVVPYTARMKVEVGDQVSRGEALTEGSIQPKRLLAVRDVLSVETYLLAEVQKVYRSQGVEIGDKHIEVMVRQMIRKVRVMDPGDTDLLMGTLMDITDFTDANKDVLISGGVPATARPVLMGITKASLETNSFLSAASFQETTRVLTDAAIRGKKDHLLGLKENVIIGKIIPAGTGMARYRNLEPQAINEIEIIEEVPLIDGTVDEVQTAEVVEE from the coding sequence GTGGTTGATGTAAATCGTTTTAAAAGTATGCAAATCACCCTAGCTTCTCCAAGCAAGGTCCGTTCATGGTCTTATGGAGAGGTCAAGAAACCTGAAACAATCAACTACCGTACATTGAAACCAGAACGTGAAGGTCTCTTTGATGAAGTCATCTTTGGACCTACAAAAGACTGGGAATGTGCGTGTGGGAAATACAAACGGATCCGTTACAAAGGGATCGTTTGTGACCGCTGTGGGGTTGAAGTAACACGTGCGAAAGTTCGTCGTGAACGCATGGGGCACATCGAGTTGAAAGCACCTGTATCACACATCTGGTACTTCAAAGGAATCCCTTCTCGTATGGGATTGACTTTGGATATGAGTCCTCGTGCCCTTGAAGAAGTCATCTACTTCGCAGCTTACGTGGTGATCGATCCAAAAGATACTCCACTTGAGCACAAATCCATTATGACGGAACGCGAATACCGTGAACGCTTGCGTGAATACGGACCAGGTTCCTTTGTAGCTAAGATGGGTGCAGAAGCGATCCAAGACCTCTTGAAACAAGTGGATCTGGAAGCTGAAATTGCTCTCTTGAAAGAAGAATTGAAGACTGCAACTGGTCAAAAACGTGTGAAGGCTGTGCGTCGTTTGGATGTCTTGGATGCCTTCTACAAATCTGGCAACAAGCCAGAATGGATGGTCCTCAACATCCTTCCGGTTATTCCACCAGATCTTCGTCCGATGGTCCAATTGGATGGTGGCCGTTTTGCTGCCTCTGACTTGAATGACCTTTACCGTCGTGTGATTAACCGGAACAACCGTTTGGCGCGTTTGCTTGAGTTGAATGCCCCTGGTATCATCGTGCAGAACGAAAAACGGATGCTCCAAGAAGCTGTTGATGCTTTGATCGACAACGGTCGTCGTGGTCGTCCGATCACAGGACCAGGTAGCCGTCCACTGAAATCATTGAGCCACATGCTCAAAGGGAAACAAGGACGCTTCCGTCAAAACTTGCTCGGTAAACGGGTGGACTTCTCAGGACGTTCCGTTATCGCCGTTGGTCCAACTCTTAAGATGTACCAATGTGGTGTGCCACGTGAAATGGCCATCGAGCTCTTTAAACCATTCGTGATGCGTGAAATCGTTGCGCGTGATATCGTACAAAACGTTAAAGCTGCAAAACGATTGGTCGAACGTGGAGATGAACGCATCTGGGATATCTTGGAAGAAGTGATCAAAGAACACCCAGTTCTCTTGAACCGCGCACCGACCCTTCACCGTTTGGGGATCCAAGCCTTTGAGCCAGTCTTGATTGACGGGAAAGCTCTTCGCTTGCACCCACTTGTCTGTGAAGCCTACAATGCTGACTTTGACGGTGACCAAATGGCCATCCACGTACCACTTTCAGAAGAAGCCCAAGCAGAAGCTCGTATCTTGATGTTGGCTGCTGAGCACATCTTGAATCCGAAAGACGGGAAACCAGTCGTTACCCCATCTCAGGACATGGTTTTGGGGAACTACTACCTCACTATGGAAGAAGCTGGTCGTGAAGGGGAAGGCATGGTCTTCAAAGATCGTGATGAAGCAGTGATGGCCTTTCGTAATGGCTATGTTCATTTGCATACACGTGTCGGAATTGCGACCGATAGCTTGGACAAACCATGGACAGAAGCGCAACAACACAAGATTCTCTTGACAACTGTTGGTAAGATCCTCTTTAACGATATCATGCCTGCAGAGCTTCCATACCTTCAAGAGCCAAACAATACCAACTTGACAGAAGGCGTTCCAGCTAAGTACTTCTTGGAGCCTGGTCAAGATGTGAAAGCGGCGATTGAGAAATTGGAATTGAACGTTCCATTCAAGAAGAAAAATCTTGGAAATATCATTGCGGAAATCTTCAAACGCTTCCGTACAACCGAAACTTCTGCTTTCTTGGACCGCTTGAAAGACTTGGGTTACCATCATTCAACCCTTGCTGGTTTGACAGTGGGGATTGCCGATATTCCGGTCGTTGAAGATAAGGCAGAAATTATTGAAGAATCTCACAAACGTGTGGAACAAATCACCAAACAATTCCGTCGTGGTTTGATCACGGATGACGAACGCTACAATGCCGTTACAGCTGAATGGCGTGCAGCTCGTGAGAAATTGGAAAAACGCTTGGTGGATAACCAAGATCCGAAGAACCCAATCGTTATGATGATGGACTCTGGAGCCCGTGGTAACATCTCAAACTTCTCGCAACTTGCCGGTATGCGTGGTTTGATGGCCGCTCCAAACGGACGGATCATGGAATTGCCAATCCTTTCAAACTTCCGCGAAGGTTTGTCTGTATTGGAAATGTTCTTCTCAACTCACGGTGCCCGTAAAGGGATGACCGATACGGCCCTTAAGACAGCCGACTCAGGTTACTTGACTCGTCGTTTGGTTGACGTTGCCCAAGACGTCATTATCCGTGAAGATGACTGTGGAACAGACCGTGGACTTGTGATCCGTGCCATTACTGATGGTAAGGAAATGATCGAGCCATTGGAAGAACGCTTGACAGGTCGTTATACGAAGAAATCTGTTAAACACCCTGAAACAGGTGAAGTGATCGTTGGTCCAGATACTTTGATTTCAGAAGACTTAGCACGTGAAATTGTCAATGCTGGTGTTGAAGAAGTCACTATTCGCTCTGTCTTTACATGTAACACCCGCCATGGTGTCTGCCGTCACTGTTATGGTATCAACTTGGCGACTGGTGATGCGGTTGAAGTGGGTGAAGCAGTCGGAACCATCGCTGCCCAATCTATCGGGGAACCTGGTACACAGTTGACCATGCGTACCTTCCACACGGGTGGGGTTGCCTCAAATACCGATATCACTCAGGGTCTTCCTCGTGTCCAAGAAATCTTTGAAGCCCGCAATCCAAAAGGGGAAGCGGTCATCACTGAGGTCAAAGGGGAAGTCACAGCGATCGAAGAAGATGCTTCTACACGTACCAAGAAAGTCTTTGTTAGTGGAGCAACTGGTGAGGGTGAATACGTTGTCCCTTACACTGCCCGCATGAAAGTCGAAGTGGGAGATCAAGTCTCTCGTGGTGAGGCTCTTACGGAAGGATCTATCCAACCAAAACGTCTCCTTGCCGTTCGTGATGTCTTGTCTGTTGAAACTTACCTTCTTGCGGAAGTACAAAAAGTATACCGTAGCCAAGGGGTAGAAATCGGCGACAAACACATCGAGGTAATGGTTCGTCAAATGATCCGTAAAGTACGTGTCATGGATCCAGGAGATACAGACCTTCTCATGGGTACTCTCATGGATATTACAGACTTTACAGATGCTAATAAGGATGTCCTTATCTCTGGTGGAGTTCCTGCGACTGCGCGTCCAGTTCTTATGGGAATCACCAAAGCCTCGCTTGAAACCAATAGTTTCTTGTCAGCGGCTTCCTTCCAGGAAACAACTCGTGTTCTTACTGACGCGGCGATCCGCGGTAAGAAAGACCATCTCCTTGGGCTCAAGGAAAATGTTATCATCGGTAAGATTATTCCTGCTGGTACAGGTATGGCCCGTTACCGTAACTTGGAGCCACAAGCGATTAATGAAATTGAAATCATCGAAGAAGTGCCATTAATAGATGGAACAGTCGATGAAGTTCAAACAGCTGAAGTCGTAGAAGAATAA
- the wecB gene encoding non-hydrolyzing UDP-N-acetylglucosamine 2-epimerase — translation MEKLKIVVVFGTRPEAIKMAPLVLELQKQSEMIQTVTVVTAQHRQMLDQVLETFKIVPNYDLNIMGKSQTLLEITTKILDKLDPIIKKEKPDMVLVHGDTTTTFATSLVAFYNQVRIGHVEAGLRTFDKYSPFPEEMNRQMTDNLADLYFAPTGESKANLLKENHSDSSIVVTGNTAIDALKLTVQEDYHHEVLDRLDPIKKLILVTMHRRENQGSPMRAVFAALREMVDQEPDIEVVYPVHLSPAVQEVAYDLLGNHERIHLIEPLDVFDFHNLASRSYFIMSDSGGVQEEAPSLGKPVLVLRDTTERPEGVQAGTLKLVGTDPETIKSTMTELLNDEKLYFEMANARNPYGDGKASARIVQAIKHYFALGDAVEEFHEGDEN, via the coding sequence ATGGAAAAATTGAAAATAGTGGTTGTTTTTGGAACTCGACCCGAGGCTATAAAAATGGCTCCTTTGGTGTTGGAATTGCAAAAACAAAGTGAAATGATTCAAACTGTTACAGTAGTCACTGCTCAGCATCGTCAAATGCTGGATCAAGTCTTAGAGACCTTTAAAATTGTACCAAATTACGATTTGAATATCATGGGGAAAAGCCAAACCTTATTAGAGATTACAACTAAGATTTTAGATAAACTAGATCCAATCATTAAAAAAGAAAAACCAGATATGGTATTGGTTCATGGAGATACAACAACTACTTTTGCTACCAGTTTAGTTGCTTTTTACAATCAAGTAAGAATTGGTCATGTCGAAGCTGGTTTGCGGACTTTTGATAAATATTCTCCATTTCCAGAAGAGATGAATCGCCAAATGACAGATAATTTAGCAGATCTGTATTTTGCACCGACTGGCGAAAGTAAGGCTAATCTATTAAAAGAAAATCATTCCGATTCTTCCATTGTGGTCACAGGGAATACAGCTATTGATGCACTGAAACTCACTGTTCAGGAAGATTATCATCATGAGGTCTTGGATCGATTGGATCCAATCAAAAAATTGATCCTCGTAACGATGCATAGAAGAGAGAATCAAGGATCCCCGATGAGAGCTGTATTTGCTGCTTTAAGGGAAATGGTTGATCAAGAACCAGATATAGAAGTGGTATATCCGGTTCACCTGAGTCCGGCAGTACAAGAAGTAGCGTATGATCTTTTGGGAAATCATGAACGAATCCATCTCATCGAGCCATTAGATGTTTTTGATTTCCATAATTTAGCTTCTAGAAGTTACTTTATTATGTCAGATTCTGGGGGTGTCCAGGAAGAGGCCCCATCATTAGGAAAACCAGTATTGGTATTGCGAGATACGACAGAACGCCCAGAGGGAGTTCAAGCAGGAACCTTAAAATTGGTCGGTACGGATCCTGAAACCATTAAATCTACGATGACAGAGCTGTTAAATGATGAAAAACTGTACTTTGAAATGGCAAA